GTGACATCCTGGACCAAGGAAAGCGTATCATGGGCATGGGGCATCGGGAATATAAAGTGCGCGATCCACGCGCGCGCCATCTCGAGGCAATGGCCAAAGAACTGGCGGAGTACGTTGGCGGGGATCGGTGGTACGAGACGGCCCACGCGGTGGAAGAGGCCAGTCGTAAAGTCTTGCAAGAGAAGAAACCCGGCAATACGATTTACGCCAACGTCGACTTTTACACCGCGCCGGTGCTCGCCGATCTCGGCATCCCCGGCGACGAGTTCACGTGTCTCTTTGCCTGCGGACGCATCGCCGGGTGGACCGGCCACATCCTCGAACAGCTCGCCGACAACCGGCTCATTCGGCCGCAAGCGACGTACGAAGGACCGACACCGGGACCGTACGTTCCCATCGAACAACGCCATTCGAACGGCGCTCGCGGATAGTCGATGCAAGTGGTGCCGGCGCTCGACTTGCGCGGCGGCAAGTGCGTTCGCATGAAGCAAGGCGACCCGACGACCGAGGTGCAGTACGATAGCGATCCGGTCGAGCGAGCGCGGGCATTCGTCGACCTCGGCGCGCGCCGCCTGCACGTCATCGATCTCGACGGCGCCTTTGGCTCGGGTGAGAATCTGGCCGCGGTCGGGCGAATTTGCAAAGCGGTCGACGCCCCGGTGCAAATGGGTGGGGGTCTACGCGCGGTGAAGCACGCCGAAGAAGCCTTTGCCGCCGGCGTCTCGGAGATAATTCTTGGGACGCTGCTCGTTGAGGACGAGCGTCTGTCGCGCAATATCATCAATCGTTTCGCCGGCAAAGTCATCGCCGGCATCGATGCGCGCGGAACGCAGGTGGCGATCCACGGCTGGCAAGACCGCGCGCCGGTCGATCGCGACGCGCTCGTGCGCCGCGTTGCGCAGTGGGGCGTTTCGCGCATCATCTTTACGGAGATTCGCCGCGATGGCATGGGCGAAGGCTACGACATCGACGCGCTCAACGCGGTGGCGAATGCAGCCGATGTGAAGGTGATGGCCAGCGGCGGCGCACGCAACATCGACGATCTGCGCGAGCTCAAACGCTCGGTCCCGGCCACCGTCGACTCCTGCATTGTGGGCAGCGCGCTCTACACCGGCACGATCGATCTCGAGGAAGCGATCGCCGCTGTCGCTTAGACGTACTCGCGATGCGATTCGCTCGGCAGCCGAGTCACGATTTCGTAGTTAATCGTTTCGGCCCACGCCGCCCAGTCGTCGGCGGCAACGGTCGTTGCGCCATCGCGACCGATTAACGTGACGATCGAACCGACGTGAGCGTTTGGCGCGAGCGTGAGGTCGATTTGCGTCATGTTCATCGCAACGCGTCCGACGATCGGGCAAAGCGCGCCGTCGACGGCGAACGCACCGCGGTTCGAGAGCGATCGCGGAACGCCGTCGGCATACCCAACCGGCACCACCCCAATGCGCATGTCGCGCGCCGCGTGGAAACTTCCACCGTAGCCGACCGAGGCACCGGCCGCGATCGCGCGTGTAACGATGAGCTGGGAATGAAACGAAAGCGCGGGGCGCAGGTCGAGCGGTGTGGGGCCCATTGCCGTTCGTGTTTGGAGCGATGGCCAAAGGCCGTAGAGCGCAATTCCGAAGCGTGCCGTATCGAGGCGGGTCTGAGGCCACAGTATTGCAGCCGCCGACGCGGCGATGTGACGAACCGGCGCGATCGAACGCGAATCCAAGAGCGGCTTGGCTTGCGCGAGCGCGCGCTCGAACTCCCTGAGTTGATGCATGGTATACGGAGAATCGAGCTCTTCGGCCGAGGCGAGATGCGAGAGAATGCCGCCGATCGAGAGCTCGGGAATGCGCAACAGGTCGTCGAGCGCATGGGCG
This Candidatus Eremiobacterota bacterium DNA region includes the following protein-coding sequences:
- a CDS encoding 1-(5-phosphoribosyl)-5-((5-phosphoribosylamino)methylideneamino)imidazole-4-carboxamide isomerase (catalyzes the formation of 5-(5-phospho-1-deoxyribulos-1-ylamino)methylideneamino-l-(5-hosphoribosyl)imidazole-4-carboxamide from 1-(5-phosphoribosyl)-5-[(5-phosphoribosylamino)methylideneamino] imidazole-4-carboxamide), which produces MPALDLRGGKCVRMKQGDPTTEVQYDSDPVERARAFVDLGARRLHVIDLDGAFGSGENLAAVGRICKAVDAPVQMGGGLRAVKHAEEAFAAGVSEIILGTLLVEDERLSRNIINRFAGKVIAGIDARGTQVAIHGWQDRAPVDRDALVRRVAQWGVSRIIFTEIRRDGMGEGYDIDALNAVANAADVKVMASGGARNIDDLRELKRSVPATVDSCIVGSALYTGTIDLEEAIAAVA
- the alr gene encoding alanine racemase, with product MDRLVIGGLTISLSALRHNAGVLRDLVGPQRTAFVVKGNAYGHGLVPVARAVEPYAARLCVYAIEEALALRDGGVSAPILVLGPIPPEALDDAVAAQVELVLWNAGGFARRVGAAAHERRRVATVHVKVNTDLNRLGFEPHELAHALDDLLRIPELSIGGILSHLASAEELDSPYTMHQLREFERALAQAKPLLDSRSIAPVRHIAASAAAILWPQTRLDTARFGIALYGLWPSLQTRTAMGPTPLDLRPALSFHSQLIVTRAIAAGASVGYGGSFHAARDMRIGVVPVGYADGVPRSLSNRGAFAVDGALCPIVGRVAMNMTQIDLTLAPNAHVGSIVTLIGRDGATTVAADDWAAWAETINYEIVTRLPSESHREYV